From Aedes albopictus strain Foshan chromosome 1, AalbF5, whole genome shotgun sequence, one genomic window encodes:
- the LOC109405208 gene encoding uncharacterized protein LOC109405208 isoform X2, translated as MSAKDVETGEDRKNLHARQNDVGLVQCATGAKTAVEAEMVGTVALNAAAERTSTSGETRTRESVTTAPTATMSVDENDSGGVNFAASSTVGVDGLAMSPGSGRGGSRRTTEQGSDGSDKNNSKRKTRRGKTKRGKRSSSSRPYSKSQWKYHVPMLRTSAANKRRVKVSLGGLTTRSAGIITTKDPFILSDQPPLVPYNTNRFLMEDHMPHVLTPSEDEEEFLTKEFSSVYEDARSERLEGLSKSQLIQEYLQLEANYEQVMRRYNAVKSLSIKEENESAVNNATTTTTASTKDATEGVTAAPVAAVDRRRLEDRVRELTAENLELRRQLEHASRLGMILSAKSSPRNYGGASGVALVERMDSSSCHGTSSEDSESDSSSSTSSSSSEDNDVDDGSSSSMSDDDVVGVGDDLREPLVVPMEGSDEAVVPMEPNGCHQNGDLLADDEEELSDEEADNNGGPRSPLSGQGINSPPPPPLVMN; from the exons atgTCGGCAAAGGACGTTGAAACCGGGGAGGATAGGAAAAATTTGCACGCGAGGCAAAATGACGTCGGTCTAGTGCAGTGTGCCACCGGAGCGAAGACTGCCGTAGAAGCCGAGATGGTCGGCACAGTAGCGCTCAATGCGGCAGCCGAACGAACTAGCACTTCGGGAGAAACCCGAACGAGAGAATCTGTAACCACGGCGCCGACTGCTACGATGAGTGTAGACGAGAACGACTCGGGTGGTGTTAATTTCGCTGCTTCTTCCACTGTCGGAGTCGACGGGTTGGCCATGTCCCCCGGTAGTGGTAGAGGCGGCAGTAGAAGAACGACGGAACAAGGTAGCGATGGTAGCGACAAAAACAACAGCAAACGCAAAACGCGCCGCGGTAAAACCAAGCGTGGTAAACGGTCATCCAGTTCGCGACCTTATTCCAAGTCCCAATGGAAGTACCATGTACCCATGCTGCGAACGTCCGCGGCCAACAAACGTCGCGTTAAGGTATCCTTGGGGGGACTCACCACTAGAAGTGCTGGCATCATCACCACGAAGGATCCGTTCATCTTGTCCGATCAACCACCGCTAGTGCCATACAACACCAATCGCTTCCTGATGGAAGACCACATGCCCCACGTCCTAACTCCCTCAG AGGACGAAGAGGAATTCCTTACCAAGGAGTTCTCCAGTGTGTACGAAGACGCGCGCTCGGAACGGTTGGAAGGGCTCAGCAAGAGCCAGCTTATACAGGAGTACTTGCAGCTGGAGGCCAACTATGAGCAAGTCATGCGGCGCTACAACGCCGTCAAATCGCTATCCATCAAGGAGGAAAACGAAAGTGCTGTGAATaatgcaacgacgacgacgacggcgtcgACCAAAGATGCAACCGAGGGGGTGACGGCGGCGCCGGTTGCTGCCGTCGATCGAAGACGGCTGGAGGACAGAGTTCGAGAACTCACCGCAGAGAACCTAG AACTCCGCCGCCAGCTAGAGCACGCATCTCGCCTGGGTATGATCCTATCGGCCAAATCGTCGCCTCGGAACTACGGTGGCGCCTCCGGTGTTGCCCTCGTCGAACGGATGGACAGTTCCTCCTGCCACGGAACGAGTAGCGAAGACAGCGAATCGGACAGTTCATCCTCGACGAGCTCGAGCAGTAGTGAGGACAACGACGTCGATGATGGCAGTTCCAGCAGCAtgagcgacgacgacgtcgtcggcGTCGGAGATGACCTGCGGGAACCGCTGGTAGTGCCAATGGAAGGATCCGACGAGGCCGTCGTTCCGATGGAACCGAACGGTTGCCACCAGAATGGGGATTTGCTGGCCGATGACGAAGAGGAGCTGAGCGATGAGGAGGCGGATAACAATGGGGGGCCCAGGTCACCGTTGAGCGGTCAAGGCATCAATTCCCCTCCTCCGCCGCCGTTGGTGATGAACTGA
- the LOC109405208 gene encoding uncharacterized protein LOC109405208 isoform X1, with amino-acid sequence MSAKDVETGEDRKNLHARQNDVGLVQCATGAKTAVEAEMVGTVALNAAAERTSTSGETRTRESVTTAPTATMSVDENDSGGVNFAASSTVGVDGLAMSPGSGRGGSRRTTEQGSDGSDKNNSKRKTRRGKTKRGKRSSSSRPYSKSQWKYHVPMLRTSAANKRRVKVSLGGLTTRSAGIITTKDPFILSDQPPLVPYNTNRFLMEDHMPHVLTPSGRTRDSSFSIDSEENYFYSLPEDEEEFLTKEFSSVYEDARSERLEGLSKSQLIQEYLQLEANYEQVMRRYNAVKSLSIKEENESAVNNATTTTTASTKDATEGVTAAPVAAVDRRRLEDRVRELTAENLELRRQLEHASRLGMILSAKSSPRNYGGASGVALVERMDSSSCHGTSSEDSESDSSSSTSSSSSEDNDVDDGSSSSMSDDDVVGVGDDLREPLVVPMEGSDEAVVPMEPNGCHQNGDLLADDEEELSDEEADNNGGPRSPLSGQGINSPPPPPLVMN; translated from the exons atgTCGGCAAAGGACGTTGAAACCGGGGAGGATAGGAAAAATTTGCACGCGAGGCAAAATGACGTCGGTCTAGTGCAGTGTGCCACCGGAGCGAAGACTGCCGTAGAAGCCGAGATGGTCGGCACAGTAGCGCTCAATGCGGCAGCCGAACGAACTAGCACTTCGGGAGAAACCCGAACGAGAGAATCTGTAACCACGGCGCCGACTGCTACGATGAGTGTAGACGAGAACGACTCGGGTGGTGTTAATTTCGCTGCTTCTTCCACTGTCGGAGTCGACGGGTTGGCCATGTCCCCCGGTAGTGGTAGAGGCGGCAGTAGAAGAACGACGGAACAAGGTAGCGATGGTAGCGACAAAAACAACAGCAAACGCAAAACGCGCCGCGGTAAAACCAAGCGTGGTAAACGGTCATCCAGTTCGCGACCTTATTCCAAGTCCCAATGGAAGTACCATGTACCCATGCTGCGAACGTCCGCGGCCAACAAACGTCGCGTTAAGGTATCCTTGGGGGGACTCACCACTAGAAGTGCTGGCATCATCACCACGAAGGATCCGTTCATCTTGTCCGATCAACCACCGCTAGTGCCATACAACACCAATCGCTTCCTGATGGAAGACCACATGCCCCACGTCCTAACTCCCTCAGGTAGAACCCGTGATTCAAGTTTTTCTATAGATTCAGAAGAAAATTATTTCTACTCACTACCAGAGGACGAAGAGGAATTCCTTACCAAGGAGTTCTCCAGTGTGTACGAAGACGCGCGCTCGGAACGGTTGGAAGGGCTCAGCAAGAGCCAGCTTATACAGGAGTACTTGCAGCTGGAGGCCAACTATGAGCAAGTCATGCGGCGCTACAACGCCGTCAAATCGCTATCCATCAAGGAGGAAAACGAAAGTGCTGTGAATaatgcaacgacgacgacgacggcgtcgACCAAAGATGCAACCGAGGGGGTGACGGCGGCGCCGGTTGCTGCCGTCGATCGAAGACGGCTGGAGGACAGAGTTCGAGAACTCACCGCAGAGAACCTAG AACTCCGCCGCCAGCTAGAGCACGCATCTCGCCTGGGTATGATCCTATCGGCCAAATCGTCGCCTCGGAACTACGGTGGCGCCTCCGGTGTTGCCCTCGTCGAACGGATGGACAGTTCCTCCTGCCACGGAACGAGTAGCGAAGACAGCGAATCGGACAGTTCATCCTCGACGAGCTCGAGCAGTAGTGAGGACAACGACGTCGATGATGGCAGTTCCAGCAGCAtgagcgacgacgacgtcgtcggcGTCGGAGATGACCTGCGGGAACCGCTGGTAGTGCCAATGGAAGGATCCGACGAGGCCGTCGTTCCGATGGAACCGAACGGTTGCCACCAGAATGGGGATTTGCTGGCCGATGACGAAGAGGAGCTGAGCGATGAGGAGGCGGATAACAATGGGGGGCCCAGGTCACCGTTGAGCGGTCAAGGCATCAATTCCCCTCCTCCGCCGCCGTTGGTGATGAACTGA
- the LOC109412857 gene encoding single-strand selective monofunctional uracil DNA glycosylase encodes MLRKKLKLTDPSDQDAGDNTAHPPEFSLSTFINEPKVKLPSTFSPVPPTLTSPHFAINTATAAAHPYHLISPTDVQPIVNVVQPQESVPLWSRVYQLEQELCQALLQIPLPSDVAATYNPIEYAAELHLAYMQRFLTGHKPVLFLGMNPGPWGMCQTGVPFGYVPAVRDWMQLRGEVLKPIGELAVRPVDGLQCTRGEQSGQRWWGLYQELCGTPENFFRNCFVFNICPLAFFHSSGRNITPAEFKVSFHQD; translated from the exons ATGCTGCGTAAAAAGCTTAAACTAACCGATCCGTCGGATCAGGATGCAGGAGACAACACCGCTCATCCACCAGAATTCTCACTAAGCACCTTCATAAACGAGCCGAAAGTCAAGCTGCCATCAACTTTCTCACCGGTGCCACCCACACTCACCTCGCCTCATTTTGCCATCaacaccgccaccgccgccgcccatCCCTATCATCTCATCTCACCCACGGATGTCCAACCCATCGTCAATGTAGTCCAGCCCCAAGAATCCGTTCCACTTTGGAGCCGCGTgtaccaactggagcaagaactCTGCCAAGCCTTACTCCAAATCCCGCTGCCATCCGACGTGGCGGCCACCTACAATCCTATCGAGTACGCGGCCGAACTGCACCTGGCGTACATGCAGCGCTTCCTAACCGGGCACAAGCCGGTGCTGTTCCTCGGCATGAACCCGGGACCGTGGGGAATGTGCCAAACTGGG GTACCATTCGGTTATGTACCGGCCGTTCGTGACTGGATGCAACTGCGAGGCGAAGTGCTGAAACCGATCGGGGAATTGGCCGTTCGTCCGGTGGACGGATTACAGTGTACCCGTGGCGAGCAGAGCGGTCAACGCTGGTGGGGATTGTATCAGGAACTGTGCGGAACGCcggagaatttcttccggaattgcttTGTGTTCAACATTTGTCCgctggcatttttccattctagTGGAAGGAACATTACACCGGCGGAGTTTAAGGTAAGTTTCCATCAGGACTAG